CTTAAAATACGGCGCATTATTTTACCTGAACGCGTTTTAGGTAATGCCGAGGCAAACTGTAGTTTTTCAGGTTTAGCAAACGCGCCTATTTCTTTTGCTACAAATTGAGTGAGTTCTTGTTCAAGCTCACTTGTAGCTGGAACACTTGCCATTAGTGTGACATAGGCATAAACCCCTTCTCCTTTTACATCATGCGGAAAGCCAACCACAGCCGCTTCAGCAACGGCGGGATGTAATACTAATGCACTTTCAATTTCCGCTGTACCCAGCCGATGACCACTAACGTTGAGCACATCATCAACACGGCCTGTTATCCAGTAATAACCATCTTTGTCGCGCTTTGCACCATCACCCGTGGTGTAATAACCTTTAAACTGTGAGAAATAAGTGTCATAAAACCGTTTGTGATCGCCATAAACGCCGCGCATTTGTCCGGGCCATGATTGTTTCATGACTAGGTTTCCAGCTCCCTCGCCTTCGATTTCGTTTCCATCATTATCAACAAGGGCAGGCTGTATACCAAAAAATGGACGTGTTGCCGAACCTGGCTTTAAAGTGGTTGCACCGGGTAATGGCGTAATTAATACGCCGCCAGTTTCAGTTTGCCACCATGTATCTACAATTTGGCACTGGCCATCTCCAACCACTTCGTAATACCAATGCCATGCCTCTGGGTTGATAGGTTCACCCACTGTGCCTAGTAAACGTAATGATGAACGGTCATGCTTTTGTACGGCCTCGTCGCCAAGACTCATTAGTGCACGAATAGCAGTCGGTGCGGTGTAAAATATATTTACATTATGCTTTTCAATAACTTGCCAAAACCGTGAAGCGTCTGGATACGTTGGTACACCTTCAAATACCAAGGTGGTAGCCCCATTAGCCAATGGCCCGTAAAAGATATATGAATGACCTGTTATCCAGCCAGCGTCAGCTGTGCACCAGTACACTTCACCGTCTTGATAGTCAAAAACGTATTTATGAGTGATTGATGCATAAAGCAAATAACCACCAGAAGTATGCAAAACGCCTTTTGGCTTACCTGTTGAGCCAGATGTATATAATATAAATAATGGATCTTCAGCGTTCATCACCTCGGGTTCACAATATTCCGCAGCACTTTCCATTAGCTCGTGATACCAGCAATCTCGCTGTGCGTGCCAATCAATCTTTCCAGCCGTACGTTTAACAACGATCACAGAATGAACATTAGGGCAAGA
This is a stretch of genomic DNA from Flocculibacter collagenilyticus. It encodes these proteins:
- the acs gene encoding acetate--CoA ligase, yielding MRPLEQEYPVKQSTHPTYFTHNTYLEEYQQSIDNSDAFWLKKANELLTWYKAPTEGQDVDYTKAHINWFADGELNVSVNCIDRHLPEKANQTAMLFEGDEPNDSYPVTYQALYDNVNKFANVLKQRGVKKGDRVCIYMPMIPEVGYAMLACARIGAVHSVVFGGFSPESLKSRILDSDCQVVITADEGVRGAKVIPLKANTDKAVASCPNVHSVIVVKRTAGKIDWHAQRDCWYHELMESAAEYCEPEVMNAEDPLFILYTSGSTGKPKGVLHTSGGYLLYASITHKYVFDYQDGEVYWCTADAGWITGHSYIFYGPLANGATTLVFEGVPTYPDASRFWQVIEKHNVNIFYTAPTAIRALMSLGDEAVQKHDRSSLRLLGTVGEPINPEAWHWYYEVVGDGQCQIVDTWWQTETGGVLITPLPGATTLKPGSATRPFFGIQPALVDNDGNEIEGEGAGNLVMKQSWPGQMRGVYGDHKRFYDTYFSQFKGYYTTGDGAKRDKDGYYWITGRVDDVLNVSGHRLGTAEIESALVLHPAVAEAAVVGFPHDVKGEGVYAYVTLMASVPATSELEQELTQFVAKEIGAFAKPEKLQFASALPKTRSGKIMRRILRKIAQDELENLGDTSTLADPSVVEQLIAGKQ